In Oryza sativa Japonica Group chromosome 11, ASM3414082v1, the following are encoded in one genomic region:
- the LOC107279321 gene encoding uncharacterized protein, whose translation MEDLFPQCNTPGGDEATHESTDQGPEEEPNTDAAKFYALLDKYNQPLYEGSRTSKLSALVNLLHVKNLGKWSNKSFTALLELLRKDFLPHDSTLPNSYYEAKKTIRELGLSYIKIDACKNDYMLYWKEDIDAESCKVCGSSRWKEEKHTGEIKHSSAGKKIPHKTMRYFPIKPRLQRLFMCRKTAAYAKWHKECRVDDGVMRHPADSKAWKEFDKIHSSFASEPRNVRLCLASDGFQPFANMRTSYSIWPVFLVPLNLPPWMCMKQQNVMLSMLLPGPDGPGDAIDVYLQPLIEELIELWEDGVDTYDSSTKTNFKLRAALLWTVHDFPAYGNISGHSTKGKLACPVCHKETNSMWLKKGRKFCYMGHRRFLRRSHRWRNDKTSFDGTKES comes from the coding sequence ATGGAAGATTTATTTCCTCAGTGCAACACCCCTGGTGGAGACGAAGCGACACATGAATCTACTGATCAGGGACCTGAAGAGGAGCCAAACACTGATGCGGCCAAGTTCTATGCTTTGCTTGACAAATACAACCAACCACTGTATGAAGGGTCCAGAACCTCTAAATTATCTGCCTTAGTTAATTTGCTTCATGTTAAGAATTTGGGGAAATGGAGTAATAAGTCCTTCACCGCATTGTTGGAATTGCTGCGCAAGGACTTTCTACCTCATGACTCTACACTGCCAAATTCTTATTATGAAGCAAAAAAAACTATTCGTGAACTAGGACTAAGTTACATAAAAATTGATGCTTGCAAGAATGATTACATGCTGTACTGGAAAGAAGATATAGATGCTGAATCCTGCAAGGTATGTGGATCATCTAGgtggaaagaagaaaaacacaCAGGGGAAATTAAGCACTCTTCAGCTGGGAAGAAGATTCCACATAAAACTATGCGGTACTTTCCTATAAAACCTAGATTGCAGAGGTTATTTATGTGTAGGAAAACGGCCGCATATGCTAAGTGGCACAAAGAGTGTAGGGTTGATGATGGAGTTATGCGACATCCTGCTGATTCAAAAGCATGGAAGGAGTTTGATAAAATCCATTCATCATTTGCATCTGAACCTCGGAATGTGAGGCTTTGTCTTGCTAGCGATGGGTTTCAGCCGTTTGCTAACATGCGAACCTCCTATTCCATCTGGCCTGTATTCCTTGTTCCTCTTAATTTGCCTCCTTGGATGTGCATGAAGCAACAAAATGTAATGTTGTCAATGCTACTACCAGGACCTGATGGTCCTGGGGATGCAATCGATGTTTATCTGCAACCATTGATAGAGGAACTGATAGAACTTTGGGAAGATGGAGTTGACACATATGATTCATCAACCAAGACAAATTTCAAGCTACGTGCAGCTCTTCTTTGGACAGTGCATGACTTCCCTGCTTATGGAAATATATCAGGCCATAGCACAAAGGGAAAGTTGGCATGTCCAGTTTGTCATAAAGAAACAAATTCAATGTGGCTTAAGAAAGGTCGGAAGTTTTGCTACATGGGTCATCGGCGCTTTCTTCGCAGAAGCcacagatggagaaatgacaaaACTTCTTTTGATGGTACAAAAGAGAGCTGA
- the LOC4349650 gene encoding NAC domain-containing protein 45: protein MVETSTSLVKLEQDGSLFLPPGFRFHPTDAEVILSYLLQKFLNPSFTSLPIGEVDLNKCEPWDLPSKAKMGEKEWYFFSHKDMKYPTGMRTNRATKEGYWKATGKDREIFNLQPTSYGGSSNNKNNKQLVGMKKTLVFYMGRAPKGTKTNWVMHEFRLHANLHNDNPNLRLNLKDEWVVCKVFHKKGDDREAINKQQAQAAAVDQYSAGTPNNGSSVEAGDDDDDLFQLDSIIDPSIYFSNSSAANILSAPPNMSNSVVAANYGASTTTTGTASAGSFQQQPNYCSLINKSISSSNVSSWNNMPPPPPVAEGGVHGIGSSYSLQHQAAMVKALRDVIRLPNPLGMPQYKLDDAYLWDSS, encoded by the exons ATGGTGGAGACTAGTACATCCCTTGTGAAATTAGAGCAAGATGGCAGCTTGTTCTTGCCTCCAGGCTTCAGATTCCATCCCACAGATGCGGAGGTAATCTTGAGCTACCTCCTGCAGAAATTCCTCAACCCTAGCTTCACCTCCTTGCCAATCGGCGAGGTCGACCTCAACAAGTGCGAGCCATGGGATCTCCCAA GCAAGGCGAAGATGGGGGAGAAAGAATGGTACTTCTTCAGCCACAAGGACATGAAATACCCGACGGGGATGCGAACCAACCGAGCCACCAAGGAGGGATACTGGAAGGCCACCGGCAAGGACAGGGAGATCTTCAACCTGCAGCCTACCAGCTATGgaggcagcagcaacaacaagaaTAATAAGCAGCTGGTTGGGATGAAGAAGACGCTTGTGTTCTACATGGGGAGAGCTCCCAAGGGCACCAAGACCAACTGGGTGATGCACGAGTTCCGTCTCCACGCCAACCTCCACAACGACAACCCGAACCTTCGTCTCAACCTCAAG GATGAGTGGGTTGTGTGCAAGGTATTCCACAAGAAGGGAGACGATCGCGAAGCCATCAACAAGCAGCAGGCACAGGCTGCAGCTGTTGATCAGTACTCTGCCGGAacacccaacaacggcagctCCGTCgaagccggcgacgacgacgacgacttgttCCAGCTCGACTCCATCATCGACCCCAGCATCTACTTCAGCAACTCATCAGCTGCCAACATCTTGTCGGCGCCGCCCAACATGTCCAATTCCGTCGTCGCTGCCAACTACGGTGCAAGTACGACGACGACTGGTACTGCTAGTGCTGGTAGCTTCCAGCAGCAGCCAAACTACTGCAGCTTGATCAACaaaagcatcagcagcagcaatgtCTCCTCTTGGAATAATatgcctccacctcctcctgtaGCTGAAGGAGGAGTCCATGGAATTGGAAGCAGCTACAGCTTGCAGCACCAGGCAGCAATGGTGAAAGCCCTACGAGATGTCATTCGTCTCCCAAATCCTCTTGGCATGCCGCAGTACAAGTTAGATGATGCTTATCTATGGGACTCATCGTAA